From a single Capsicum annuum cultivar UCD-10X-F1 chromosome 12, UCD10Xv1.1, whole genome shotgun sequence genomic region:
- the LOC107870519 gene encoding glutamine synthetase produces the protein MSLLSDLINLNLSETTDKIIAEYIWIGGSGMDMRSKARTLPGPVTDPSKLPKWNYDGSSTGQAPGEDSEVILYPQAIFRDPFRRGNNILVMCDAYTPAGEPIPTNKRHAAAKIFSHPDVVAEETWYGIEQEYTLLQREVNWPLGWPIGGFPGPQGPYYCGTGADKAFGRDIVDAHYKACLYAGINISGINGEVMPGQWEFQVGPAVGISSGDEVWVARYILERIAEIAGVVVSFDPKPIPGDWNGAGAHTNYSTKSMREDGGYEVIKKAIEKLSLKHKEHIAAYGEGNERRLTGKHETANINSFKWGVANRGASVRVGRDTEKAGKGYFEDRRPASNMDPYVVTSMIAETTILAKP, from the exons GATTGGTGGATCAGGCATGGACATGAGGAGCAAAGCCAgg ACTCTCCCTGGTCCAGTTACCGATCCTTCAAAACTTCCGAAATGGAACTATGATGGTTCCAGCACCGGTCAAGCTCCCGGGGAAGATAGTGAAGTGATCCTATA TCCACAAGCAATCTTCAGGGATCCATTCAGAAGAGGCAACAATATCTTG GTCATGTGTGATGCCTATACTCCTGCTGGTGAGCCCATTCCAACTAACAAGAGGCACGCTGCTGCCAAGATCTTCAGCCACCCTGATGTTGTTGCTGAAGAAACCTG GTATGGCATTGAGCAAGAATATACCTTGTTGCAAAGGGAGGTTAACTGGCCTCTGGGATGGCCCATCGGAGGTTTTCCTGGACCACAG GGACCATACTACTGTGGAACCGGAGCTGACAAGGCCTTTGGGCGTGACATAGTGGACGCCCACTACAAGGCCTGTCTTTATGCTGGTATTAACATCAGCGGTATCAATGGAGAAGTCATGCCCGGACAG TGGGAATTCCAAGTTGGACCTGCTGTTGGCATCTCATCCGGTGATGAAGTGTGGGTAGCTCGTTACATTCTTGAG AGGATTGCAGAGATTGCCGGAGTGGTCGTGTCATTCGACCCCAAGCCTATTCCG GGCGACTGGAACGGGGCTGGTGCTCACACAAACTACAG CACCAAGTCCATGAGGGAAGACGGAGGCTATGAAGTCATCAAGAAGGCCATTGAAAAGCTTAGCCTGAAGCACAAAGAGCACATTGCTGCATATGGTGAAGGCAACGAACGTCGTCTCACTGGAAAGCACGAAACAGCCAACATCAACAGCTTCAAATGG GGGGTTGCAAACCGTGGTGCATCAGTCCGTGTTGGAAGGGACACAGAGAAGGCAGGCAAGGGATACTTCGAGGACAGAAGGCCTGCCTCAAACATGGACCCCTACGTTGTTACCTCCATGATCGCGGAGACCACCATCCTCGCGAAGCCTTGA